TGGACCAGATCTTCCCTTTTAATGAAGAGCTTTATATTTTTATGGATTGGAATTTCCTGAATAGGAATAGGTTCTGTAGGAAGTTTTAATAGCATTTCAGTTTTGACTATTCAAGATTTATTTTGCAAAAGTAGGAAAAGATTTAGTGTTGTGGAGGTTTTATGTTTTTATAGAGTATGGGTTCTTTTTTTGACCAAAGATGACACGGATTTTCACAGATGATTGGACTTGAGATGAGAGGGGCTTGGGTTTGAGTAAATTATATGTGTTTTGATTTATTTGGTGAGAGGGATGAACCCGCCGATCTTATTGTATATATGGAATATTGGAATTCATGAGCCTACATACAGATCCCGAAATGGGACATTCAACATTTATGATTCTATAAATATTTTCTGAAGTTCCAGAATTTTCTTTTTTTGAGATAGTTTAGGTTATTTTCATTGGCGTAGGCTTCTCTTTCAAATGAGATTCTTCTGTAAGCCTGATAGCCGTCTTTGAGTTTGAAAAACCAGTAATAATACTCAATGACATAAAAAATGTAGAAAAAAATAATGAGCATTTCCAGCTGCTGGCGTAGATGGATTTTTTCGTGATTGATAAGTACATTATTTTCCTTATCTTCGGGTTTCCTTATGAAGATAAAGGGAAAAAGAGCTATGCCGTTAATTTTTAATTTTTTTAATGGCTTTTGGCACACAATTATCATATAACAAATATAAAAAGTTTTTTGACTTGCATTTAACTTATGGCCCATTATGATATCAAAGAAGGTGAAGACTTTTACTATAACGAACAGGGATACAAAGTTTTTACAGAAAAGTTCCATCTGAAAAGAGGTCATTGCTGTAAAAGCGGCTGCAGACACTGTCCTTACGGGTACGACAAAAAGACTGATACATTCATTAAAAGTGATAAAAAAAATAAATAAAATAAAATGAGAAAATACATTTTTATTTTGTTGGCATCAGCTACATTAGGTTTAACTTCCTGTAGCCCTTTTCAGATACGCTCAGATTATGCTGAAACCGCCAATTTCAATTCTTACAAAACATATAAAATAAGAATTGACGATTTGAAACTGAATGATATTGATAAAGACAGAGTTCTTAATGAACTGTCGAGACAGCTTCAAAGCAAAGGACTTCAGTCCGGAGAGAATCCTGATCTTATTATCAACGTAAAAGCGAATCATAAAAAAATCACTGACATCAATACGACTTCTCCTTACGGTATGTGGGGATGGGGCGGCCCATTCGGATGGGGGGTTGGTATGAACAGAACATGGACCAGCAATTACAATGAAGGAGCACTAATCGTAGACCTGATTGATGCAAAAACCAATAAATTGGTTTGGCAGGGTATAGGAAGCGGAATTTCTGTAGATTCTCCAAAATCTAAACAGAGACAGATTCCTGAAATCATGGCTGAGATTATGAAAAATTATCCGCCACAACTGAAAAAATAAAATTTAAATCATCCATTATATAGCCGGTACATCTCTTGTGCCGGCTTTTTTATTTGTTTAAACGGTCTAAAGCACACCCTATTCATATTTTACAACTCAACTTTTTCTTTTTGCCAATTCATGACCCGCTCTACTAAGATTAAAATGTATTTTAAAGGTGAAATATTGATCACTTATTTAGTATTGCCTGTCAATTTTTGAATGTTGTACATTCAAAATTAATAATAATGTAATTTTTGATTGATAAAAATGTAGTATTCTTGCTAAAACTTGTATTGATATGAAAAAAATCATCTTATTCTCTGTATTTGCGGGACTTGCCCAAGCTCAGGCTCCTGCAGGATATTATAATTCAGCCAACGGACTGAGTGGCGCAGCACTGAAAACAGCATTAAGCAGCATTGTCACCAGCGGACATCAGGACAAAGGGTACAATGGGTTGTGGACGGCCTACAAAACCACAGATATTGATAAGGATTACGAAAATGACGGGTCTATTCTTGACATTTATTCCGA
This genomic window from Chryseobacterium sp. MEBOG06 contains:
- a CDS encoding DUF4136 domain-containing protein encodes the protein MRKYIFILLASATLGLTSCSPFQIRSDYAETANFNSYKTYKIRIDDLKLNDIDKDRVLNELSRQLQSKGLQSGENPDLIINVKANHKKITDINTTSPYGMWGWGGPFGWGVGMNRTWTSNYNEGALIVDLIDAKTNKLVWQGIGSGISVDSPKSKQRQIPEIMAEIMKNYPPQLKK
- a CDS encoding DUF5522 domain-containing protein, translated to MAHYDIKEGEDFYYNEQGYKVFTEKFHLKRGHCCKSGCRHCPYGYDKKTDTFIKSDKKNK